A single region of the Malus sylvestris chromosome 8, drMalSylv7.2, whole genome shotgun sequence genome encodes:
- the LOC126632603 gene encoding protein PSK SIMULATOR 2-like isoform X1 yields the protein MGGVCSGGVSGEENPDHGGGKSAGFSGKLKSVRSIGKNKENSSPSFSEGIAPRKTPNRFDSGELQSSVSRELKPSTPARTATSKVTPKNSFIGKAGIVGLERAVDVLDTLGSSMSNLTVNSGFLTGGVSRGSRISILSFEVANTITKGANFLQSLSDENVQFLKKDVLHSEAVQNLVSKDMKELLRIAASDKREELDVFAREVIRFGDLCKDPQWHSLGRYFARLDSDDDLGYEQLRSEVDMTMQELTTLAQHTSELYHELNALDRFEQDYRSKVEEAKTLHLPPRGETLMMLLSDVKQQRKLVRSLKKKSLWSKNLDQIVEKLVDVVTYTHQAILEAFGHNGLTLVSADKSKDPQRLGVAGLALHYANMINQIDNIASRPTSLPPNTRDTLYQGLPITVKQALRSRLQTLDAKEERSVPQVKEEMEKTLHWLVPVSTNTTKAHQGFGWVGEWANSGPEFGKNGSSQVNLIRLQTLYHADKQKTDLYILELVAWLHHLINLVRQGDHGVKPLHTRSPTRKGLDIHSNMQQFLTKSYNTKSQKVQLSEEDRNLLDEVIGRMKRVPGISKSQEFSIAERKRRGVWGLSKSTGSSPSRELGSRCKKLLKRKSNALDVIDGLDSIY from the exons ATGGGTGGGGTGTGCTCGGGCGGGGTGTCTGGTGAGGAAAATCCCGATCACGGCGGAGGGAAAAGTGCTGGATTTTCCGGGAAACTCAAGTCGGTGAGGAGCATCGGCAAGAACAAGGAGAATTCTAGTCCTTCGTTTTCCGAAGGAATTGCTCCGCGGAAAACACCGAACAGGTTTGATTCCGGCGAGCTGCAGTCTTCAGTTTCCCGCGAATTGAAGCCCTCAACTCCGGCTAGGACTGCTACTAGCAAG GTTACCCCGAAGAACTCGTTCATAGGAAAGGCTGGCATTGTTGGCCTGGAGAGGGCAGTAGATGTTTTGGATACGCTCGGCAGTAGCATGTCGAATTTGACTGTCAATAGCGGATTTCTTACTGGCGGGGTGTCTAGAGGCAGTAGGATCTCAATATTGTCGTTTGAAGTAGCTAATACAATCACCAAAGGTGCAAACTTTTTGCAATCTCTATCAGACGAAAACGTCCAGTTTCTAAAGAAAGATGTTCTACATTCGGAAGCTGTACAAAACTTAGTTTCTAAAGATATGAAGGAGTTGCTACGCATTGCCGCTTCTGACAAAAG GGAAGAGCTTGATGTTTTCGCACGTGAGGTGATAAGGTTTGGAGACTTGTGTAAAGACCCACAATGGCATAGCCTGGGTCGATACTTCGCAAG ACTAGATTCAGATGATGATTTAGGGTACGAACAACTACGATCAGAGGTAGACATGACGATGCAGGAATTGACCACTCTTGCTCAGCATACTTCT GAATTATACCATGAGTTAAATGCACTGGACAGATTTGAACAAGATTACCGGAGCAAGGTAGAGGAAGCAAAAACCTTGCATCTCCCTCCAAGAG gaGAGACTCTGATGATGTTGTTAAGTGAtgtaaaacaacaaagaaagcTTGTAAGAAGCTTGAAAAAGAAATCTCTTTGGTCTAAAAATTTGGATCAG ATTGTCGAGAAACTTGTTGATGTTGTTACTTATACACATCAAGCAATCTTGGAAGCATTTGGACATAATG GTCTGACTTTGGTTAGTGCAGACAAGAGCAAAGATCCTCAAAGACTAGGGGTGGCTGGCCTTGCGCTACACTACGCTAACATGATCAACCAAATTGATAACATT GCGTCCCGACCAACCTCCCTCCCACCAAACACACGGGACACATTATATCAAGGTTTACCAATTACAGTCAAACAAGCTTTACGATCCCGATTGCAGACTCTTGATGCCAAGGAAGAG CGCTCTGTTCCTCAGGTCAAGGAAGAAATGGAAAAGACTCTCCATTGGCTTGTTCCAGTTTCCACAAATACGACCAA AGCACATCAAGGCTTCGGGTGGGTTGGAGAATGGGCAAATTCTGG TCCTGAGTTTGGTAAGAACGGATCCTCACAGGTTAACCTGATCCGCCTCCAGACGCTATATCACGCAGACAAGCAGAAGACGGATCTCTACATCCTCGAACTAGTCGCATGGCTTCACCATCTGATCAACCTTGTTAGACAAGGAGATCATGGCGTGAAGCCTTTGCATACGCGGTCTCCAACTCGTAAAGGGTTGGATATTCACTCCAACATGCAGCAGTTTCTAACCAAGTCCTACAACACCAAGTCCCAAAAAGTCCAACTTTCGGAAGAAGACCGGAACCTGTTAGACGAGGTGATCGGGAGAATGAAAAGGGTTCCCGGGATCAGTAAGAGTCAGGAGTTTTCGATTGCCGAGAGGAAAAGAAGAGGAGTTTGGGGTTTGAGCAAGAGCACAGGGAGTTCCCCTTCAAGGGAGCTGGGTTCAAGGTGTAAAAAATTGCTTAAGCGAAAGAGTAATGCTTTGGATGTCATCGACGGCTTAGATTCAATATATTGA
- the LOC126632603 gene encoding protein PSK SIMULATOR 2-like isoform X2, protein MSNLTVNSGFLTGGVSRGSRISILSFEVANTITKGANFLQSLSDENVQFLKKDVLHSEAVQNLVSKDMKELLRIAASDKREELDVFAREVIRFGDLCKDPQWHSLGRYFARLDSDDDLGYEQLRSEVDMTMQELTTLAQHTSELYHELNALDRFEQDYRSKVEEAKTLHLPPRGETLMMLLSDVKQQRKLVRSLKKKSLWSKNLDQIVEKLVDVVTYTHQAILEAFGHNGLTLVSADKSKDPQRLGVAGLALHYANMINQIDNIASRPTSLPPNTRDTLYQGLPITVKQALRSRLQTLDAKEERSVPQVKEEMEKTLHWLVPVSTNTTKAHQGFGWVGEWANSGPEFGKNGSSQVNLIRLQTLYHADKQKTDLYILELVAWLHHLINLVRQGDHGVKPLHTRSPTRKGLDIHSNMQQFLTKSYNTKSQKVQLSEEDRNLLDEVIGRMKRVPGISKSQEFSIAERKRRGVWGLSKSTGSSPSRELGSRCKKLLKRKSNALDVIDGLDSIY, encoded by the exons ATGTCGAATTTGACTGTCAATAGCGGATTTCTTACTGGCGGGGTGTCTAGAGGCAGTAGGATCTCAATATTGTCGTTTGAAGTAGCTAATACAATCACCAAAGGTGCAAACTTTTTGCAATCTCTATCAGACGAAAACGTCCAGTTTCTAAAGAAAGATGTTCTACATTCGGAAGCTGTACAAAACTTAGTTTCTAAAGATATGAAGGAGTTGCTACGCATTGCCGCTTCTGACAAAAG GGAAGAGCTTGATGTTTTCGCACGTGAGGTGATAAGGTTTGGAGACTTGTGTAAAGACCCACAATGGCATAGCCTGGGTCGATACTTCGCAAG ACTAGATTCAGATGATGATTTAGGGTACGAACAACTACGATCAGAGGTAGACATGACGATGCAGGAATTGACCACTCTTGCTCAGCATACTTCT GAATTATACCATGAGTTAAATGCACTGGACAGATTTGAACAAGATTACCGGAGCAAGGTAGAGGAAGCAAAAACCTTGCATCTCCCTCCAAGAG gaGAGACTCTGATGATGTTGTTAAGTGAtgtaaaacaacaaagaaagcTTGTAAGAAGCTTGAAAAAGAAATCTCTTTGGTCTAAAAATTTGGATCAG ATTGTCGAGAAACTTGTTGATGTTGTTACTTATACACATCAAGCAATCTTGGAAGCATTTGGACATAATG GTCTGACTTTGGTTAGTGCAGACAAGAGCAAAGATCCTCAAAGACTAGGGGTGGCTGGCCTTGCGCTACACTACGCTAACATGATCAACCAAATTGATAACATT GCGTCCCGACCAACCTCCCTCCCACCAAACACACGGGACACATTATATCAAGGTTTACCAATTACAGTCAAACAAGCTTTACGATCCCGATTGCAGACTCTTGATGCCAAGGAAGAG CGCTCTGTTCCTCAGGTCAAGGAAGAAATGGAAAAGACTCTCCATTGGCTTGTTCCAGTTTCCACAAATACGACCAA AGCACATCAAGGCTTCGGGTGGGTTGGAGAATGGGCAAATTCTGG TCCTGAGTTTGGTAAGAACGGATCCTCACAGGTTAACCTGATCCGCCTCCAGACGCTATATCACGCAGACAAGCAGAAGACGGATCTCTACATCCTCGAACTAGTCGCATGGCTTCACCATCTGATCAACCTTGTTAGACAAGGAGATCATGGCGTGAAGCCTTTGCATACGCGGTCTCCAACTCGTAAAGGGTTGGATATTCACTCCAACATGCAGCAGTTTCTAACCAAGTCCTACAACACCAAGTCCCAAAAAGTCCAACTTTCGGAAGAAGACCGGAACCTGTTAGACGAGGTGATCGGGAGAATGAAAAGGGTTCCCGGGATCAGTAAGAGTCAGGAGTTTTCGATTGCCGAGAGGAAAAGAAGAGGAGTTTGGGGTTTGAGCAAGAGCACAGGGAGTTCCCCTTCAAGGGAGCTGGGTTCAAGGTGTAAAAAATTGCTTAAGCGAAAGAGTAATGCTTTGGATGTCATCGACGGCTTAGATTCAATATATTGA
- the LOC126633385 gene encoding uncharacterized protein LOC126633385 produces MLHCTAPFSSPLLYDSVQVMDFTSTKSNSQSHRSATTMSSESVPPLVAAQLNYLLTHFPLVVKIENKWSGSKYYPGFLDRFTLVISYCLDVIKWDVVFDSESPFSAPDVIFGPDDEKFPQFLVSRDEGEGDSKFHMKCLSDWNSRDPTQLMLLIHELRDQYMSYQKKRVAEVDDDRLKFEISTIVAREGIEMQMSSGVDKPEEVKFAVPLLDMNINKMVPVYPWRHQQKIYLQIVYPVEKKYVSTPSAPRLKLVSTSELKTLFSIDEVKLPPWLNGMCMAEYLPHLEESLEKQVLEAVSLVDVRRRFIEALAVQFGRPVEADSVLCRKATFLAASGVFTFLVHVSVSTQFPKQRPSLTLQSSQHFNHQGVPIKSLPLTEFPWSPRWELPHMAERICDYLTDEAVDLKKHCNEPPPQH; encoded by the exons ATGCTGCACTGTACGGCGCCGTTTAGCTCTCCCCTTCTCTATGATTCAGTTCAGGTGATGGATTTCACTTCcacaaaatccaattctcaGTCTCATCGCTCTGCGACCACCATGTCGTCGGAGAGTGTTCCGCCGCTCGTCGCCGCCCAGCTCAACTACCTCCTTACTCACTTCCCTCTCGTCGTCAAG ATTGAGAACAAGTGGTCTGGCAGCAAGTACTACCCGGGATTTCTCGACCGGTTCACCTTAGTCATTTCCTACTGTCTAGACGTTATCAAAT GGGATGTTGTATTTGATTCGGAGTCTCCGTTCTCTGCACCCGATGTTATATTCGGACCGGATGATGAGAAATTTCCGCAGTTTCTTGTATCGCGCGATGAAGGAGAAGGGGACTCAAAGTTTCACATGAAGTGTTTGAGTGATTGGAACAGCAGAGACCCGACACAGCTTATGCTTCTCATTCATGAACTGAG GGATCAATACATGTCCTACCAGAAGAAGCGTGTTGCAGAAGTTGATGACGACAGGTTGAAGTTTGAAATTAGCACAATTGTTGCTCGAGAG GGCATTGAGATGCAGATGAGTTCCGGAGTTGACAAG CCAGAGGAGGTCAAATTTGCAGTTCCTCTATTGGACATGAACATAAATAAGATGGTGCCTGTGTACCCCTGGAGACATCAACAGAAGATATACTTGCAG ATTGTATATCCTGTTGAGAAAAAATATGTTTCCACTCCATCAGCTCCTCGCTTGAAACTAGTGTCTACCTCAGAGTTGAAGACTCTattttccattgatgaagtcAAACTTCCTCCATGGTTGAATGGAAT GTGCATGGCTGAATATCTTCCCCATCTTGAAGAATCCCTTGAGAAACAG GTTTTGGAGGCAGTCTCCTTGGTTGATGTTAGAAGGCGCTTTATCGAGGCATTAGCCGTTCAGTTTGGAAGACCAGTGGAAGCTGATTCG GTCTTATGCAGAAAGGCAACGTTCCTTGCCGCTTCTGGAGTTTTCACGTTCCTG GTTCATGTTTCGGTTTCAACTCAGTTTCCAAAGCAAAGGCCTTCTTTGACGCTTCAAAGTTCACAG CATTTCAACCACCAAGGTGTGCCGATCAAGTCACTTCCTCTAACGGAATTTCCTTGGAGCCCTAGATGGGAATTACCTCATATGGCCGAGCGAATTTG CGACTATTTGACAGACGAGGCTGTGGACTTAAAGAAGCACTGCAACGAGCCTCCACCGCAGCACTAG